From Vicingus serpentipes, the proteins below share one genomic window:
- the gldD gene encoding gliding motility lipoprotein GldD, with the protein MNRELTLKTIGFFLISSLLLTSCDEENYTPKPKGYFRIDLPEKNYHKIEKDCPFIFEVPDYANIEQDPRNPNNKCWFNINFTSLNASIYLSYKPVNNDLNIFLEDSRTLAFKHTVKAIDIQQKTINNPDKNMFGLIYDIKGDAASEYQFHLTDSTNHFLRGSLYFNNAPNQDSIQPVLNFIKQDIEHLFETFEWKN; encoded by the coding sequence ATGAATAGAGAACTTACTTTAAAGACTATAGGCTTTTTTTTAATTTCATCATTATTATTAACTTCATGTGATGAAGAAAATTATACACCAAAACCAAAAGGCTACTTTAGGATAGATTTACCTGAAAAAAACTACCATAAAATTGAAAAAGATTGTCCTTTTATCTTTGAAGTTCCAGATTATGCAAATATTGAGCAAGATCCTAGAAACCCTAACAACAAATGTTGGTTTAATATAAATTTCACTTCATTAAACGCAAGTATTTATTTGAGTTATAAACCAGTAAATAATGATCTTAATATTTTTCTTGAAGACTCTCGAACACTCGCTTTTAAACATACTGTAAAAGCAATAGATATTCAACAAAAAACAATTAACAATCCTGACAAAAACATGTTTGGGTTAATTTACGATATAAAAGGTGATGCAGCTTCTGAATACCAATTTCACTTAACTGATAGTACAAATCATTTTTTAAGAGGATCTCTATATTTCAATAATGCTCCTAACCAAGATTCAATACAACCTGTATTAAATTTTATTAAACAAGATATTGAGCATTTATTTGAAACTTTTGAATGGAAAAACTAA
- a CDS encoding single-stranded DNA-binding protein, giving the protein MAGINKVILVGNLGKDPEVRYLEGGTAVANFPIATSETYKDRNSGEKKTITEWHNIVVWRGLAEIAEKYLKKGNQVYIEGKLRTRQWQDKDGSNRYTTEVVGENMQMLGGKRDDSTPSNTNSPTSNEPPIDKSNDIADDLPF; this is encoded by the coding sequence ATGGCAGGAATAAATAAAGTAATATTAGTAGGTAACCTAGGTAAAGACCCCGAAGTAAGATACTTAGAGGGTGGAACTGCTGTTGCAAACTTCCCTATTGCTACTTCCGAGACCTATAAAGACAGAAATTCAGGTGAAAAAAAAACAATTACCGAATGGCATAATATTGTAGTATGGAGAGGTTTAGCTGAAATTGCTGAAAAATACCTTAAAAAAGGCAATCAGGTTTATATTGAAGGTAAATTAAGAACTCGCCAGTGGCAAGATAAAGACGGAAGCAATAGATACACTACAGAGGTAGTTGGAGAAAATATGCAAATGCTTGGAGGAAAAAGAGATGATTCTACTCCTAGTAACACAAACTCTCCCACATCTAATGAACCTCCTATTGACAAAAGCAATGATATTGCTGATGACTTGCCCTTTTAG
- a CDS encoding DMT family transporter — protein MKIFDLSKPLGQWLVLIFLAFIWGSSFILMKRGLIAYSHDEVATLRLVISFICFLPLIFKNLKKVNKKDLKYFFLVGLFGNGIPAFLFTKAETGISSSLAGMLNSLVPLFTILLGVVVFKIATNKIKLIGVFIGLIGAITLLSSNGLNFKNDEFGYGAYVVLATICYAISVNTIKKYLQDVSAIIVSSFAFLFIGPPLVIYLFTTNFVSTTVNDPLAYNSLFYISILSIFGTALSLVLFNVLVKHTTAVFASTVTYLIPIFAIFWGVIDGETIHFIQIFGIFIILIGIYFVNKFK, from the coding sequence ATGAAAATATTCGATTTAAGCAAACCTCTTGGACAATGGCTAGTGTTAATTTTTTTGGCATTCATTTGGGGTAGTTCATTTATCTTAATGAAACGAGGTTTAATTGCATATTCTCATGATGAAGTGGCAACTTTACGATTAGTTATTTCATTTATTTGTTTCCTTCCTTTAATATTTAAGAACCTTAAAAAGGTTAATAAAAAAGATTTAAAATATTTTTTTCTGGTTGGTTTATTTGGAAATGGTATTCCTGCATTTTTATTCACTAAAGCAGAAACAGGTATTTCTAGCTCTTTAGCTGGCATGCTAAACTCCTTAGTTCCGTTATTTACTATTTTATTGGGGGTTGTAGTTTTTAAAATTGCTACTAACAAAATAAAACTTATTGGTGTTTTTATTGGTCTTATTGGTGCTATTACACTTTTAAGCTCTAATGGCTTAAATTTTAAAAATGATGAGTTTGGTTATGGCGCCTATGTTGTTTTAGCAACTATATGTTACGCGATTAGTGTAAACACTATTAAAAAATACCTACAAGATGTCAGTGCAATTATTGTTTCCTCTTTTGCTTTCTTATTTATTGGTCCTCCCTTAGTAATTTATCTTTTTACTACAAATTTTGTCTCAACAACTGTAAATGATCCACTCGCCTATAATTCTCTTTTTTATATATCTATACTTTCAATTTTCGGAACAGCCTTATCTCTAGTTTTATTTAACGTACTAGTAAAACATACTACAGCTGTATTTGCATCAACGGTAACTTATTTAATACCAATTTTCGCTATATTTTGGGGTGTTATTGATGGAGAAACAATTCATTTTATTCAGATTTTTGGCATCTTCATCATCCTTATTGGAATTTACTTTGTAAATAAATTTAAATAA
- a CDS encoding COX15/CtaA family protein, protein MEETKNKPVIIWLLSGCLLIFLMVIVGGITRLTNSGLSMVDWKLIMGVIPPIGDEAWQKTFEQYQKFPEYQMVNYHFTLSEFKSIFFWEYFHRLLGRLIGLVFIIPFLYFLLKKKLSKKLTLQCLIILGMGALQGAIGWWMVKSGLVKDPDVSHFRLATHLITAFLTFAYTFWVALNLIYPKNSSNYKGLRRVIYLLFGITILQIIYGAFVAGLNAGFILNTWPKMGGEWISESVFAIKPIWLSLIEGLAGVQFVHRYLAYFVVSIVAYLWFKTRKMEVSIIQKQGVNILLIAVLFQFVLGVFTLLFSVPIWLGVTHQLGAFLLLTAVVFVMNTFKKNS, encoded by the coding sequence ATGGAAGAGACTAAAAATAAGCCAGTAATAATCTGGTTGCTTTCAGGATGTTTATTAATCTTTTTGATGGTAATTGTTGGAGGGATTACGAGGCTTACTAACTCAGGTTTGTCAATGGTAGATTGGAAATTGATTATGGGGGTAATTCCGCCAATAGGAGATGAGGCATGGCAAAAAACTTTTGAGCAATACCAGAAATTTCCAGAGTATCAAATGGTAAATTACCATTTTACATTATCTGAGTTTAAGTCTATTTTCTTTTGGGAATATTTTCATCGTTTATTAGGTAGGTTAATTGGCTTAGTATTTATTATTCCATTTTTGTACTTTTTATTAAAGAAGAAATTGTCTAAAAAATTAACATTACAATGCTTGATAATTTTAGGAATGGGTGCGTTGCAAGGGGCAATAGGATGGTGGATGGTGAAAAGTGGTTTAGTAAAAGATCCTGATGTTAGTCATTTTAGGTTGGCAACTCATTTAATTACTGCATTTTTAACTTTTGCATATACATTTTGGGTAGCATTAAATCTTATTTATCCTAAAAACAGCTCTAATTATAAAGGATTAAGAAGGGTGATTTATTTGCTATTTGGGATTACCATTTTGCAAATTATTTATGGGGCTTTTGTTGCAGGTTTAAATGCAGGTTTCATTCTAAATACTTGGCCTAAAATGGGTGGTGAATGGATTAGTGAATCTGTTTTTGCGATTAAACCAATATGGTTAAGCTTAATTGAGGGGCTGGCTGGAGTTCAATTTGTACATCGTTATTTAGCTTATTTTGTAGTTTCTATTGTTGCTTATCTATGGTTTAAAACCAGAAAAATGGAGGTATCGATTATCCAAAAACAAGGTGTAAATATTTTATTAATTGCAGTATTATTTCAGTTTGTATTGGGTGTTTTTACCTTGTTGTTTTCTGTTCCTATTTGGTTAGGAGTAACACACCAATTAGGTGCATTTTTATTGTTAACAGCAGTAGTATTTGTAATGAATACTTTTAAGAAAAACTCTTAA
- a CDS encoding heavy-metal-associated domain-containing protein, with protein MRVELKIEGLSCGHCVNAVTTILNEMKGVENAMVSLPDLAFVEFDENAVSLEELKKAINDSEIYKVL; from the coding sequence ATGAGAGTTGAATTAAAGATAGAAGGATTGAGTTGTGGGCATTGTGTTAATGCTGTTACTACAATTTTAAATGAAATGAAAGGTGTTGAAAACGCTATGGTTTCTCTTCCTGATTTAGCATTTGTTGAGTTTGATGAAAATGCGGTTTCTTTAGAAGAATTGAAAAAAGCAATAAACGATTCAGAAATTTATAAAGTATTATAA
- the gldE gene encoding gliding motility-associated protein GldE, with protein sequence MKLDDPSQNLIILSQLNQSFNIETLAYLLSLIVLIIFSALISGSEVALFSLSPTEKDLINNGESKPLLRIKKLLTTPKKLLATILVANNFINIAIILLSTVIIESLIDFKSLPDWLVFLIQAIGITFIILLFGEVVPKVYATKNALTLAQIMSSPLNILMKVFSPLSKLLIFSTNIFDKRIKRKSHDITVEELSHALDLTGDIINDNEEHRILKGIVQFGETNVSEVMRARVNVIAVEKSTPFNTIISTILSSGHSRIPVYDDSFDKILGVLYIKDLIPHINNNDDFDWLSLVRSPFFVPENKKLDDLLKEFQERKIHLAIVVDEYGGTSGIITLEDVIEEIVGEISDEFDEDDIAYSKIDDKTYIFDANTSINDVSKVIDIEDTTPFTEMKKEADTLAGLIIEVSGKIPQKNEKINFLNFSFIVEASDKRRIKRVKMVINE encoded by the coding sequence ATGAAATTGGACGATCCCTCCCAGAATTTAATTATTTTATCTCAACTCAATCAATCTTTTAATATTGAAACCTTAGCGTATCTTTTATCGCTAATTGTTTTAATTATTTTCTCTGCACTTATTTCTGGTTCTGAGGTGGCTTTATTTTCTTTAAGCCCAACTGAAAAAGATTTAATCAATAATGGAGAAAGCAAGCCTTTATTAAGGATTAAAAAATTATTGACAACACCAAAAAAATTACTCGCTACAATATTGGTAGCAAATAATTTTATAAACATTGCTATCATTTTACTTTCAACTGTCATTATTGAAAGTTTAATTGACTTTAAATCTTTACCAGACTGGTTAGTTTTCTTAATTCAAGCGATTGGTATCACATTTATAATTTTATTATTTGGAGAGGTTGTTCCTAAAGTTTATGCTACTAAAAATGCATTAACATTAGCTCAAATCATGTCTTCTCCATTAAATATTTTAATGAAAGTATTTAGCCCATTAAGCAAACTCCTAATTTTTTCTACTAATATTTTTGACAAAAGAATAAAACGAAAAAGTCATGACATTACAGTAGAAGAATTATCTCATGCTCTAGATTTAACCGGAGATATTATTAATGACAATGAAGAACATCGAATTTTAAAAGGTATTGTTCAATTTGGTGAAACAAATGTTTCAGAAGTAATGAGAGCTCGTGTAAATGTTATAGCTGTTGAAAAATCTACTCCTTTTAATACTATTATTTCTACAATACTAAGTAGTGGGCACTCACGAATCCCAGTCTATGATGATTCTTTTGACAAAATACTAGGAGTACTTTATATTAAAGACTTAATTCCTCATATAAATAATAATGATGATTTTGATTGGCTATCCTTAGTACGTTCTCCCTTTTTTGTTCCTGAAAATAAAAAACTTGATGACTTATTAAAAGAATTTCAAGAACGAAAAATACATCTTGCAATAGTTGTTGATGAATATGGAGGAACTTCTGGAATTATAACCCTCGAAGATGTTATAGAAGAAATTGTTGGTGAAATTAGTGATGAATTTGACGAGGATGATATAGCCTACTCAAAAATTGACGATAAAACCTATATTTTTGATGCTAACACATCAATTAATGATGTTAGCAAGGTTATTGATATAGAGGATACTACTCCTTTTACTGAAATGAAAAAGGAAGCTGACACTTTAGCTGGTTTAATTATTGAGGTTTCTGGTAAAATACCTCAGAAAAATGAAAAAATTAATTTCTTAAATTTTAGTTTTATAGTTGAGGCTTCGGATAAAAGAAGAATTAAACGTGTAAAAATGGTAATTAATGAATAG
- a CDS encoding heavy-metal-associated domain-containing protein has protein sequence MKKVIKIASISLILSLAACGTSSNNDEVSAEALEVLQENVVIADYKVDGMVCAMGCAKTIEDEIGGMNGVTVSNVDFESGKAHFEFDKTQTSEADIKAKIATLADGQYIVGEWSEEEVKETEESENIEESSDETSDLSDKVEVSFSNFEIPNLFTLLVKSL, from the coding sequence ATGAAAAAGGTAATTAAAATAGCGAGTATTTCATTAATATTATCGCTTGCTGCATGCGGAACTAGTTCTAATAATGATGAAGTTAGTGCTGAAGCATTAGAAGTATTGCAAGAAAATGTAGTAATTGCAGATTATAAAGTTGATGGAATGGTATGCGCAATGGGATGTGCTAAAACTATTGAAGATGAAATTGGAGGGATGAATGGTGTTACGGTTAGTAATGTTGATTTTGAGTCAGGAAAAGCTCATTTTGAATTTGACAAAACTCAAACTTCTGAAGCTGATATCAAAGCTAAAATTGCAACTTTAGCTGATGGACAATACATTGTTGGTGAATGGTCTGAAGAAGAGGTTAAAGAAACTGAAGAGTCTGAAAATATAGAAGAGTCATCTGATGAAACGTCTGATTTAAGTGATAAAGTAGAAGTTTCTTTTTCAAATTTTGAGATACCTAATTTATTTACTTTATTAGTTAAAAGTTTATAA